One stretch of Pseudoramibacter sp. DNA includes these proteins:
- a CDS encoding uracil-DNA glycosylase family protein: METLQNIIKEIENDSRNKAYTERGIHPLLQVHPQAKVLIIGQAPGQKTEAAGRLFQDASGERLMDWMGVDASVFYGGQIAVLPMDFYFPGKGKSGDKAPRAFIYETYHQRLLQLMPDVKLTLLIGQYAVKRYLKDKMKRNLTETVRAYREYLPEVMPLVHPSPLNFRWQAKNPWFAEAVIPALKARVAEVLK, from the coding sequence ATGGAAACACTTCAGAACATTATAAAAGAAATTGAAAACGACAGCCGCAACAAAGCCTATACTGAACGGGGCATTCATCCGCTGCTTCAGGTGCATCCCCAGGCGAAGGTGCTCATCATCGGCCAGGCGCCGGGGCAGAAAACAGAAGCGGCGGGCCGGCTGTTTCAGGACGCGTCGGGAGAGCGGCTTATGGATTGGATGGGGGTGGACGCCTCAGTGTTTTACGGCGGCCAGATCGCTGTCCTGCCCATGGATTTTTATTTTCCGGGGAAAGGCAAGAGCGGCGACAAAGCGCCCCGGGCCTTTATTTACGAAACCTACCATCAGAGACTGCTGCAGCTCATGCCTGATGTAAAACTGACGCTGCTCATCGGGCAGTACGCCGTCAAGCGCTATCTAAAAGACAAAATGAAGCGCAACCTTACGGAAACCGTTCGGGCTTACCGGGAATACCTGCCGGAGGTGATGCCCCTGGTGCATCCGAGCCCGCTGAATTTCAGGTGGCAGGCCAAAAATCCGTGGTTTGCCGAGGCCGTGATACCGGCATTAAAGGCGCGGGTGGCGGAGGTTCTGAAATGA
- a CDS encoding RpiB/LacA/LacB family sugar-phosphate isomerase, translating into MKIVFGCDPNATDFKLQLMDYVKSLGHEVTDFGSDDPIYANVAIKCAEAVAAGEFDRGIVVCGTGIGVSIACNKVKGAYAACIHDVYQAQRAKLSNNANIITMGAQVVGIKLAEMMVKEYLTCGEFDTNGRSMPKVQRIVDYENEQK; encoded by the coding sequence ATGAAAATTGTTTTTGGTTGTGATCCGAACGCAACAGATTTCAAACTGCAGTTAATGGATTATGTGAAAAGCCTGGGCCACGAAGTGACCGACTTCGGTTCTGACGATCCGATTTACGCCAATGTGGCCATCAAATGCGCGGAAGCCGTCGCTGCCGGCGAATTCGACCGCGGCATCGTCGTGTGCGGCACCGGGATCGGCGTTTCCATCGCCTGCAACAAAGTCAAAGGCGCTTACGCGGCCTGCATCCACGACGTGTATCAGGCTCAGCGCGCCAAACTGTCGAACAACGCCAACATCATCACCATGGGCGCCCAGGTGGTCGGCATCAAACTCGCTGAAATGATGGTCAAAGAATACTTAACCTGCGGCGAATTCGACACCAACGGCCGTTCCATGCCGAAGGTTCAGCGCATCGTCGACTACGAAAACGAACAAAAATAA
- a CDS encoding FGGY-family carbohydrate kinase, which produces MAKYLMGIDAGTGSVRVAIFDLKGRNRAYDVQEYPTTYPHNGWAEQDDEKWLVALGEAIPNAINKAQVDPEDIVAITCDATTNTLVYLGEDDKSVRKPILWMDVRAAGEAAEIDEIRDQYDATKFYKPSFRADTMIPKNMWVKRHEPENWAKTKTMFEFEDWLNWILTGKKTLSMSVAAFRWNYDDKNGGFPVDLLKAVGLDDVLDKVPKTILKVGEPVGQVSEKAAAAFGLSTKTVVIEGTADCNACMFGVGGVRPNGMTLIGGTSSCLLGLSEEEFHVDGVNGTYPNCMYDGTSLLEGGQTASGAILTWFKNNLVPGSWVEEAMNRDMNIYDLITEKAKKVPIGAGGVVMMDYFQGNRAPYSDSKARGMFWGLSIGTDTAALARAVYEGVAYGANHCIVSMKKAGYQVNEIYACGGIATSDFWLQMHSDIIGVPIYTTIENQSAGCLGDAIIAGVGAGLFKDFGEAADTMVQVDKTYRPNMEKHEEYKFYMERYMETWPAMREIVHKTVDHNA; this is translated from the coding sequence ATGGCTAAATATTTAATGGGGATTGACGCCGGAACCGGCAGTGTCCGCGTCGCAATTTTTGACTTAAAAGGGCGCAACCGTGCGTACGACGTTCAGGAATATCCAACCACCTATCCGCACAACGGCTGGGCGGAACAGGACGATGAAAAATGGCTGGTCGCTTTGGGGGAAGCGATTCCAAACGCCATCAACAAAGCCCAGGTTGATCCTGAAGACATCGTCGCCATCACCTGCGACGCGACGACCAACACCCTCGTCTACCTTGGCGAAGATGACAAATCCGTGCGCAAACCGATTCTGTGGATGGACGTCCGCGCTGCCGGCGAAGCCGCAGAAATCGACGAAATCCGCGATCAATACGACGCAACGAAATTCTACAAACCGAGTTTCCGCGCCGATACGATGATTCCGAAGAACATGTGGGTCAAACGCCACGAACCGGAAAACTGGGCCAAGACCAAGACCATGTTCGAATTTGAAGACTGGCTGAACTGGATCCTCACCGGCAAAAAGACCCTGTCCATGTCTGTCGCCGCTTTCCGCTGGAATTACGACGACAAAAACGGCGGTTTCCCGGTCGATCTGCTCAAAGCGGTCGGACTGGACGATGTCCTCGACAAAGTGCCGAAGACCATCCTCAAAGTCGGCGAACCGGTCGGACAGGTTTCTGAAAAAGCAGCCGCTGCCTTCGGTCTGTCCACCAAGACGGTCGTCATCGAAGGAACCGCAGACTGCAACGCCTGCATGTTCGGTGTCGGCGGGGTCCGCCCGAACGGCATGACCTTAATCGGCGGGACTTCATCCTGCCTCCTCGGCCTCTCTGAAGAAGAATTCCACGTCGACGGCGTCAACGGGACCTACCCGAACTGCATGTACGACGGCACCAGCCTCCTCGAAGGCGGCCAGACGGCATCCGGCGCCATCCTGACTTGGTTCAAGAACAACCTCGTCCCAGGTTCCTGGGTCGAAGAAGCGATGAACCGCGATATGAATATCTACGATCTCATCACGGAAAAAGCGAAAAAGGTTCCAATCGGTGCCGGCGGCGTCGTCATGATGGACTACTTCCAGGGCAACCGTGCGCCTTATTCGGACTCCAAAGCCCGCGGTATGTTCTGGGGACTCTCCATCGGGACCGATACGGCTGCCCTCGCCCGTGCCGTGTATGAAGGGGTCGCCTACGGTGCGAACCACTGCATCGTCAGCATGAAGAAAGCTGGCTATCAGGTCAACGAAATCTACGCCTGCGGCGGGATCGCCACTTCCGACTTCTGGCTGCAGATGCATTCTGACATCATCGGTGTGCCGATCTACACCACCATCGAAAACCAGAGCGCCGGCTGCCTCGGCGACGCCATTATCGCCGGTGTCGGTGCCGGATTATTCAAAGATTTCGGTGAAGCGGCTGACACCATGGTCCAGGTCGACAAGACTTACCGCCCGAACATGGAAAAACATGAAGAATACAAATTCTACATGGAACGCTACATGGAAACCTGGCCGGCCATGCGCGAAATCGTCCACAAAACCGTGGATCACAACGCTTAA
- a CDS encoding winged helix-turn-helix transcriptional regulator — translation MKKEVLCETVGGPGCGLKKVLDLIGGKWKILILCAIQKEGVLRYGELRRRIVGITNTMLSKSLKEMEDAELIERHQYNEMPVRVEYALTKKAGSLMPILLELKHWGEANL, via the coding sequence ATGAAAAAAGAAGTTTTATGCGAAACCGTGGGCGGCCCGGGCTGCGGCCTGAAAAAAGTGCTGGACCTTATCGGCGGCAAATGGAAAATCTTGATTCTGTGCGCCATCCAGAAAGAAGGGGTGCTGCGCTACGGGGAACTGCGGCGCAGAATCGTCGGGATCACCAACACCATGCTGTCAAAATCCCTCAAAGAAATGGAAGACGCTGAGCTCATTGAACGCCATCAATACAACGAAATGCCGGTGCGGGTGGAATACGCCCTGACAAAAAAAGCGGGCAGCCTCATGCCGATTCTGTTGGAACTGAAGCACTGGGGCGAAGCGAATTTATAA
- the trxA gene encoding thioredoxin has translation MEKQFTQDNFNQEVLGSDVPVMVDFYANWCGPCKMMGPMVEKKAAQYDGKIKIGKLNVDEQPELAAQYGVSSIPNFVFFKNGKVVDQAVGAMPEPMLDGKLKNLL, from the coding sequence ATGGAAAAACAATTTACACAAGATAATTTCAATCAGGAAGTGCTCGGCAGCGATGTGCCGGTGATGGTCGACTTCTACGCCAACTGGTGCGGCCCGTGCAAAATGATGGGGCCGATGGTCGAGAAAAAGGCAGCCCAATACGACGGGAAAATCAAAATCGGCAAACTCAATGTCGACGAACAACCGGAACTGGCGGCCCAGTACGGCGTCAGCAGCATCCCGAACTTCGTTTTCTTCAAAAACGGCAAAGTCGTGGATCAAGCGGTCGGCGCCATGCCGGAACCGATGCTCGACGGTAAGTTGAAAAATCTCCTGTAA